The following coding sequences lie in one Mycteria americana isolate JAX WOST 10 ecotype Jacksonville Zoo and Gardens chromosome 13, USCA_MyAme_1.0, whole genome shotgun sequence genomic window:
- the RPH3A gene encoding rabphilin-3A: MTDAVVGGSSDRWMCPGDRTMSLRASSEKEQLPAGWAARGGQPDWQRKGEELTDEEKEIINRVIARAEKMEEMEQERIGRLMTRLEDMRRSVLGDGVNRCILCGEQLGPRGSACVVCEDCKKNVCTKCGVETTNSRPHAIWLCKICSEQREVWKRSGAWFFKGLPKQVLPQPMPVSKNKGPQAPSEPSPSEPLTQDPKLPSRTPVRGQADSGPAAEQDSDGSDVTAAARGSYAAPGRKPAEVRPGPCGSEHAGGDTDSRDYAAESGVSRSPGVKRTNSLQAPRPPPPAAAGPAPGPGPAAPPAPLAAGRPGPGAASRFPERQASPPLGPPEPARPAAREERGGGYAVPPAREERPARQPPTFPQPPAIPPAPAAPLRQPPQEEEEEDANSYDSDEGTTLGALEFSLLYDQENSSLHCTLIKAKGLKPMDSNGLADPYVKLHLLPGASKSNKLRTKTLRNTRNPVWNETLVYHGITDEDMQRKTLRISVCDEDKFGHNEFIGETRVSLKKLKANQKKNFNICLERVIPMKRAGTTGSSRGMALYEEEVDRGGDVEERGKILVSLMYSTQQGGLIVGIVRCVHLAAMDANGYSDPFVKLWLKPDMGKKAKHKTQIKKKTLNPEFNEEFFYDIKHSDLAKKSLDISVWDYDIGKSNDYIGGCQLGITAKGERLKHWYECLKNKDKKIERWHTLQNENHVASD, translated from the exons ATGACCGACGCGGTGGTGGGCGGCAGCTCTGACCGGTGGATGTGCCCCGGCGACAGGACCATGTCTCTCCGGGCCAG CAGTGAGAAGGAGCA gctCCCCGCCGGctgggcagcgcggggcggccaGCCCGACTGGCAGCGCAAGGGCGAGGAGCTGACGGACGAGGAGAAGGAGATCATCAACCGAGTCATCGCCCGGGCCGAgaagatggaggagatggagcaggAGCGCATCGG GCGACTCATGACCCGGCTGGAGGACATGCGCCGGAGCGTGCTGGGGGACGGGGTGAACCGCTGCATCCTCTGCGGGGAGCAGCTGGGGCCGCGGGGATCCGCCTGCGTCGTCTGCGAGGACTGCAAGAAG aaCGTCTGCACCAAGTGCGGGGTGGAGACCACCAACAGCCGGCCCCACGCCATCTGGCTCTGCAAGATCTGCAGCGAGCAGCGGGAG GTGTGGAAGCGCTCCGGCGCCTGGTTCTTCAAGGGTTTGCCCAAGCAAGTGCTGCCCCAGCCGATGCCCGTCAGCAAGAACAAGGGACCCCAAGCCCCGAGCGAGCCCAGCCCGTCGGAGCCGCTCACCCAGGACCCGAAACTCCCCTCCCGCACACCCGTCCGAG GCCAGGCGGACTCCGGGCCCGCGGCCGAGCAGGACTCCGATG GCAGCGATGTGACGGCAGCTGCCCGGGGGAGCTACGCGGCGCCTGGTCGCAAGCCGGCCGAGGTCAGGCCGGGTCCGTGCGGCAGCGAGCACGCCGGCGGGGACACCGACAGCCGCGACTACGCCGCCGAGAGCGGGGTCAGCAGGAGCCCTG GCGTGAAGCGGACCAACTCCCTGcaagccccgcggccgcccccgccagccgctgccggccccgctcctggTCCCGgtccagcagcacccccag CGCCACTGGCAGCGGGAAGACCGGGTCCTGGGGCGGCCAGCCGGTTCCCGGAGAGACAAG CGAGCCCACCGCTGGGACCCCCAGAgccggcccgccccgctgccAGGGAGGAGCGAGGGGGGGGCTACGCCGTGCCCCCCGCCAGAGAGGAGAGGccagcccggcagccccccacCTTCCCACAGCCCCCTGCCATCCCGCCGGCGCCTGCCGCCCCGCTGCGGCAGCCAccccaggaggaagaggaggaggacgcCAACAGCTATGACTCCGATGAAGGCA CTACGCTGGGAGCGCTGGAGTTCAGTCTGCTCTACGACCAGGAGAACAGCTCCCTGCACTGCACCCTCATCAAGGCCAAA GGCTTAAAGCCAATGGACTCAAACGGCCTGGCGGATCCCTACGTCAAACTGCACCTCTTGCCTGGAGCCAGCAAG TCAAATAAGCTGAGGACGAAGACGCTGCGCAACACCCGTAACCCCGTGTGGAATGAGACCCTGGTGTACCACGGCATCACAGATGAGGACATGCAAAGGAAAACGCTCAG GATCTCCGTGTGTGATGAAGACAAATTTGGCCACAATGAGTTTATTGGAGAAACTAGAGTTTCCTTGAAAAAACTCAAAGCCAATCAGAAAAAGAACTTCAACATCTGCTTGGAGAGAGTAATACCA ATGAAGCGTGCTGGAACGACCGGCTCATCCCGTGGGATGGCACTGTACGAAGAGGAG GTCGATCGTGGCGGAGACGTGGAGGAGCGTGGGAAGATCCTCGTGTCCCTCATGTACAGCACCCAGCAGGGCGGCCTGATTGTCGGCATCGTACGCTGCGTGCATTTGGCAGCCATGGATGCCAACGGATACTCGGACCCTTTCGTTAAACT TTGGCTGAAACCTGACATGGGAAAAAAGGCCAAGCACAAGACACAGATTAAGAAGAAAACGTTGAATCCTGAGTTTAATGAA GAGTTCTTCTATGATATAAAACACAGCGATCTGGCCAAGAAGTCACTGGACATTTCTGTCTGGGATTACGACATCGGAAAATCAAATGATTACATTG gCGGCTGTCAGCTTGGCATTACGGCTAAGGGGGAGCGCTTGAAACACTGGTATGAATGTTTGAAGAACAAGGACAAGAAGATTGAACGCTGGCACACTCTCCAAAACGAGAACCACGTTGCCAGTGATTAA